From Variimorphobacter saccharofermentans, one genomic window encodes:
- a CDS encoding CTP synthase, giving the protein MKAKFIFITGGVVSGLGKGITAASLGRLLKQRGLKVAAQKLDPYMNVDPGTMSPFQHGEVFVTDDGAETDLDLGHYERFIDEDLTRFSNLTSGKVYWNVLNRERTGGYLGETVQVIPHITGEIINFIYDGAKKSDADVLITEIGGTTGDIESQPFLEAIRQISLTQGRENCLFIHVTLVPYLRGSNEHKSKPTQHSVKELRSMGISPDIIIARADEPLDDGIKAKISLFCNVKPDCVIENLTLPCLYEAPLMLHDRGLDEVVCRELNLQTAQPNLSEWKNMITKINERHKEVVIAIVGKYVKLHDAYLSIIESLNHAGFDTCSKVKIKWIDSQELKKENASDMLNGIHGMIVPGGFGDRGIDGKIIASNYARTNNIPYLGICLGMQIAVIEYARNVCGLEDAHSTEIKEGCAHPVIDLMEDQVEVTKKGGTMRLGAYPCKTKTGSKLQSLYGKELISERHRHRYEFNNKYREIITENGMAICGTSPDDHLVEAVEIPGHTFYIGVQYHPEFKSRPNKPHPLFLGLVSSALELTNKD; this is encoded by the coding sequence GAATTACAGCTGCAAGTCTCGGAAGACTTTTAAAACAGAGAGGCTTAAAGGTAGCGGCTCAAAAGCTGGATCCATATATGAATGTAGACCCGGGAACAATGAGCCCTTTTCAGCACGGTGAAGTATTTGTTACGGATGACGGTGCGGAAACGGATCTTGACTTAGGGCATTACGAACGGTTTATTGATGAAGATTTGACCAGATTTTCGAATTTGACCTCCGGTAAGGTGTATTGGAATGTACTAAACCGCGAGCGAACGGGTGGTTATTTGGGTGAGACAGTTCAAGTGATTCCCCATATTACAGGCGAGATTATCAACTTTATATATGATGGAGCAAAAAAGAGCGATGCAGATGTGCTGATTACAGAGATAGGAGGTACGACGGGTGACATTGAAAGTCAGCCCTTCCTTGAGGCAATTCGCCAGATTTCTCTTACCCAGGGTAGAGAGAATTGTCTCTTTATTCATGTGACACTGGTTCCGTATCTGAGAGGCTCCAATGAACATAAATCGAAACCCACACAGCATTCAGTGAAAGAACTTCGATCAATGGGAATTTCGCCGGATATTATTATTGCCCGTGCCGATGAGCCCCTTGATGATGGTATAAAAGCAAAAATCTCATTATTCTGTAATGTGAAACCAGATTGTGTTATTGAAAATCTTACCCTGCCTTGTCTTTATGAAGCTCCTCTTATGTTGCATGACAGAGGTCTGGATGAGGTGGTGTGCAGGGAACTCAATCTGCAAACTGCTCAGCCGAACCTGAGTGAATGGAAGAACATGATAACGAAAATAAATGAGAGGCATAAAGAGGTTGTTATTGCGATTGTAGGAAAATATGTGAAGCTCCATGATGCCTATCTATCCATTATAGAAAGCCTGAACCATGCAGGATTTGATACCTGCTCCAAAGTGAAAATAAAATGGATTGATAGTCAAGAACTTAAAAAAGAGAATGCTTCTGATATGTTAAATGGAATTCATGGTATGATAGTACCCGGTGGCTTTGGCGACAGAGGAATTGATGGGAAAATAATCGCAAGCAATTATGCCAGAACCAATAATATCCCTTATTTAGGAATATGCCTCGGTATGCAGATCGCAGTGATAGAATATGCACGTAATGTATGCGGATTAGAGGATGCTCATTCTACTGAAATAAAAGAGGGCTGTGCTCATCCGGTTATTGATCTGATGGAAGATCAGGTAGAGGTAACGAAGAAGGGTGGAACCATGAGGCTTGGTGCTTATCCATGTAAAACAAAGACTGGGTCAAAGCTCCAGAGCTTATATGGTAAGGAACTCATCAGTGAGCGGCATCGACATAGATATGAGTTTAATAATAAATATAGAGAAATCATAACGGAAAATGGTATGGCGATTTGTGGAACCTCGCCAGATGACCATTTGGTGGAGGCAGTAGAAATACCCGGGCATACGTTCTATATAGGAGTGCAATATCATCCTGAATTCAAGAGCCGGCCCAATAAGCCTCATCCCCTATTTCTGGGGCTGGTATCTTCAGCCTTAGAACTTACAAATAAGGATTAG
- a CDS encoding adenylosuccinate synthase has protein sequence MIRAIVGANWGDEGKGKLTDMLAMEADIIVRFQGGSNAGHTIINDYGKFVLHLLPSGVFYSHTTNVIGNGVALNIPYLMKELKALTDGGVPMPNIKISDRAQILMPYHILLDKYEEERLKESSFGSTKSGIAPFYSDKYAKIGFQVSELFDDEVLKEKIDRVCEIKNVLLEHLYHKPALDPNELFETLISYREMIEPYVCDVSAFLHQAIAEGKNILLEGQLGSLKDPDFGIYPMVTSSSTLAAYGAIGTGVPPYEIKDILAVVKCYSSAVGAGAFVSEIFGEEADELRRRGGDAGEYGATTGRPRRMGWFDCVATRYGCRIQGATQVALTVLDVLDYLDVIPVCVGYEIDGVITKDFPTTVKLAKSKPVYEYLPGWKENIRGVRKFEDLPENCKKYIKFIEAELKVPITMVSNGPGRNEIIKL, from the coding sequence ATGATAAGAGCAATTGTAGGCGCTAATTGGGGCGATGAAGGAAAAGGTAAACTCACTGATATGCTGGCAATGGAAGCAGATATCATTGTTCGATTTCAAGGTGGCAGCAATGCAGGGCACACGATTATTAATGATTATGGTAAGTTTGTACTTCATTTGCTCCCATCCGGTGTATTTTATAGTCACACAACGAATGTGATAGGAAATGGTGTGGCACTTAACATTCCTTATCTGATGAAAGAGTTAAAAGCTTTGACTGATGGCGGTGTACCGATGCCAAATATTAAAATATCTGACAGAGCACAGATATTGATGCCGTATCATATATTATTAGATAAATATGAAGAAGAGCGATTAAAGGAAAGTTCCTTCGGTTCTACGAAATCAGGTATCGCTCCATTCTATTCAGATAAATATGCAAAGATCGGTTTTCAGGTATCCGAATTATTTGATGATGAGGTGTTGAAGGAAAAGATCGATCGGGTATGTGAAATAAAAAATGTATTATTAGAACATTTATATCATAAACCAGCATTAGATCCGAATGAATTGTTTGAAACCTTAATATCTTATAGAGAAATGATTGAACCCTATGTATGTGATGTATCAGCATTCCTTCACCAGGCAATTGCCGAAGGAAAAAATATCTTGCTGGAAGGACAGCTTGGTTCACTTAAGGATCCGGATTTCGGTATCTACCCAATGGTTACATCATCTTCCACTTTGGCAGCATATGGAGCAATCGGTACAGGTGTTCCTCCCTATGAGATTAAGGATATCCTGGCAGTGGTAAAATGTTATTCCAGTGCGGTAGGTGCCGGAGCATTCGTCAGTGAGATATTTGGCGAAGAAGCGGATGAACTTAGAAGACGCGGTGGTGATGCTGGAGAATATGGAGCAACTACCGGAAGACCAAGACGAATGGGATGGTTTGATTGTGTGGCTACCAGATATGGCTGTAGAATACAGGGAGCTACCCAAGTAGCATTGACAGTATTAGACGTACTTGATTATTTGGATGTTATTCCGGTATGTGTAGGATATGAGATTGATGGAGTGATCACAAAGGATTTTCCGACTACTGTTAAGTTAGCAAAATCAAAACCGGTATATGAGTATTTGCCGGGTTGGAAGGAAAATATCAGAGGTGTCAGGAAGTTTGAGGATCTGCCGGAGAATTGCAAGAAATATATAAAATTCATAGAAGCAGAGCTTAAGGTACCGATTACGATGGTATCCAACGGACCGGGAAGAAACGAAATAATCAAGCTATAA
- a CDS encoding glutamine synthetase III family protein has translation MKRLPEMFGSNVFNDEVMRERLPKDIYKALKKTMEKGTHLEVDVANVVANAMKDWAVEKGVTHYTHWFQPMTGVTAQKNESFITPTGNGKVIMEFAGKELVKGEPDASSFPSGGLRATFEARGYTAWDPSSYAFIKDNVLCIPTAFCSYSGDALDKKTPLLRSMEALNKQALRILRLFGNEDAKRVISTVGPEQEYFLIDKSVYEKRPDLIYTGRTLFGAKPPKGQEMEDHYFGKIKPRVAAYMQELDEELWKLGVLAKTKHNEVAPAQHELAPIFTTANIAADHNQLTMELMKNVASRHDMVCLLHEKPFAGINGSGKHINWSISTDTGINLLDPGITPSQNAQFLLILVAVIKALDDYQELLRVSAASAGNDHRLGASEAPPAIISIFLGEELTAILDAIETGKCYQDKEKDFMEIGASVLPHFQKDSTDRNRTSPFAFTGNRFEFRMLGSNFSISGPNIVLNTIVAEIFSQFADVLEKSNDFQEDLNKLIQSTIKNHKRIIFNGNGYEDEWTKEAERRGLANLKTTVDALPSFVSDKSIELFTKHHVFTESEIHSRYEILLENYYKTVQIEALTLIDMIKKGVIDSVLSFQGELVDVWTKKKSLDLEVSKDMEEKMISSISSLSSKLSQYLEDLEKSVQNAKSYSDALETAEYFKDVVIPNMIKLRDVVDELESLIPSKYWNYPTYGELLNSVQ, from the coding sequence ATGAAACGATTACCTGAAATGTTTGGTTCTAATGTATTTAATGATGAAGTGATGAGAGAAAGGCTTCCTAAGGATATTTATAAAGCCTTAAAGAAGACCATGGAAAAGGGCACTCATCTGGAGGTTGATGTCGCAAATGTAGTAGCAAATGCGATGAAGGATTGGGCAGTTGAAAAAGGTGTAACCCACTATACCCATTGGTTCCAGCCGATGACAGGTGTTACTGCTCAAAAGAATGAGAGCTTCATAACTCCTACCGGAAATGGTAAGGTAATTATGGAATTCGCAGGAAAAGAATTAGTAAAGGGTGAGCCAGATGCATCCTCCTTCCCTTCTGGAGGTTTACGTGCAACCTTCGAGGCGAGAGGATATACTGCTTGGGATCCATCATCATATGCCTTTATTAAAGATAATGTTTTATGTATTCCAACAGCATTCTGTTCTTACAGTGGAGATGCGTTGGATAAGAAAACACCTTTGTTACGTTCAATGGAAGCATTAAATAAGCAAGCTCTCCGTATCCTAAGATTATTTGGTAATGAAGATGCGAAGAGAGTGATTTCAACAGTAGGGCCAGAACAGGAATATTTCTTAATTGATAAAAGTGTTTATGAAAAGCGTCCTGACTTGATTTACACTGGCAGAACCCTATTTGGTGCAAAGCCTCCAAAGGGACAGGAAATGGAAGACCACTATTTTGGAAAGATTAAACCAAGAGTAGCGGCTTATATGCAGGAGCTTGATGAAGAATTATGGAAGCTTGGAGTACTTGCCAAAACAAAGCATAATGAAGTAGCACCGGCACAACATGAGCTAGCTCCAATCTTTACTACAGCGAATATTGCAGCCGATCATAATCAATTAACCATGGAGTTAATGAAAAATGTTGCAAGTAGACACGATATGGTTTGCTTATTACATGAGAAGCCCTTTGCTGGTATTAATGGAAGCGGTAAGCACATTAACTGGTCAATTTCAACAGACACAGGAATTAATTTATTAGATCCGGGAATTACCCCATCTCAGAATGCACAGTTCTTACTTATATTAGTTGCAGTTATTAAGGCTTTGGATGATTATCAGGAATTACTCCGTGTATCTGCAGCCAGTGCAGGTAATGATCATCGTCTTGGTGCCAGTGAGGCTCCTCCAGCAATTATATCCATATTCTTAGGAGAAGAGCTGACAGCAATTTTGGATGCAATTGAAACAGGAAAGTGTTATCAGGATAAAGAAAAAGATTTTATGGAAATAGGAGCCAGTGTATTACCTCATTTCCAGAAGGATTCAACAGATCGAAACAGAACTTCACCTTTTGCATTTACAGGAAATCGCTTTGAGTTCCGTATGCTTGGATCGAATTTCTCCATCTCAGGCCCTAATATTGTATTAAATACAATAGTAGCAGAAATTTTCTCACAATTTGCAGATGTTCTGGAAAAGAGCAATGACTTCCAGGAGGATTTGAATAAGTTAATTCAATCTACCATCAAAAATCATAAGAGAATTATCTTTAATGGTAATGGTTATGAAGACGAATGGACCAAAGAAGCCGAGAGAAGAGGATTGGCTAACCTTAAGACAACTGTTGATGCACTGCCTTCCTTTGTATCAGATAAGAGTATCGAGTTGTTTACGAAGCATCATGTATTTACAGAATCAGAAATTCATTCCAGATATGAAATTCTATTAGAGAACTATTACAAGACGGTACAGATTGAAGCATTGACGTTAATTGATATGATTAAAAAAGGTGTGATTGATTCGGTTCTAAGCTTCCAGGGAGAATTAGTGGATGTCTGGACTAAGAAGAAATCTCTTGATTTAGAAGTAAGTAAAGATATGGAAGAAAAGATGATCAGCAGTATATCTTCACTGTCCAGTAAACTGTCTCAATATCTTGAGGATTTGGAGAAGTCAGTACAGAATGCAAAATCATATTCAGATGCATTGGAGACAGCGGAGTATTTTAAAGATGTAGTGATACCTAATATGATAAAGCTACGAGATGTGGTGGATGAATTAGAGTCCTTAATACCTTCAAAGTACTGGAATTATCCCACCTATGGAGAGCTTTTGAATAGCGTGCAATAA